The proteins below come from a single Flavobacterium lindanitolerans genomic window:
- a CDS encoding NAD(P)H-binding protein, whose protein sequence is MQQISILGCGWLGLPLAKALLEKGFSVNGSTTSENKLSILENSGIKPFLIAVSSEGIQGNLNDFLNGSEILIIDIPPKLKGDTNENFVAKIKNLVLEIEKSSIKKVLFISSTSVYADTENTPVITEENTPNPDTESGRQLFESENLLLNNPKFSTTILRFGGLIGEDRHPVKFLSGRENIENPDGPVNLIHQQDCIGIIEKIIEKDIWNKTFNAATPIHPGRKEYYTQKAESLGLEVPRFNVEKKSVGKIIISNKLEAILKYNFEVMDRDF, encoded by the coding sequence ATGCAGCAAATTAGTATCTTAGGTTGCGGATGGCTTGGATTGCCTTTGGCTAAAGCTTTGCTAGAGAAAGGATTTTCAGTAAACGGCTCTACAACTTCCGAAAACAAGCTTAGTATTCTGGAAAATTCCGGAATAAAGCCTTTTTTAATTGCTGTAAGTTCTGAAGGAATTCAGGGAAACCTAAATGATTTTTTGAATGGTTCTGAAATTCTGATTATTGATATACCGCCAAAACTAAAAGGCGATACAAATGAAAATTTTGTAGCAAAAATTAAAAATCTGGTTTTAGAAATTGAGAAATCTTCCATCAAAAAAGTACTGTTTATAAGTTCAACATCGGTATATGCTGATACTGAAAATACTCCCGTTATCACAGAAGAAAACACTCCAAATCCGGATACCGAAAGTGGCAGGCAGCTTTTTGAATCTGAAAACCTCTTACTGAATAATCCTAAATTCAGTACTACCATTTTGCGTTTTGGAGGATTAATAGGCGAAGACCGCCATCCTGTAAAATTTCTCTCAGGCAGAGAAAACATTGAAAATCCTGACGGACCTGTCAATCTTATTCATCAACAAGATTGCATCGGGATTATTGAAAAGATTATTGAAAAAGATATTTGGAACAAAACATTTAATGCTGCAACACCCATCCATCCAGGGCGAAAAGAATATTATACTCAAAAAGCGGAAAGCCTTGGTTTGGAAGTACCGAGATTCAATGTTGAAAAAAAATCAGTTGGGAAGATTATAATTAGCAATAAGCTAGAAGCCATTTTGAAGTATAATTTTGAAGTAATGGACAGGGATTTTTAA
- a CDS encoding M13 family metallopeptidase, whose amino-acid sequence MKIISNKGMLSVTAMILTAISANAQEKSPHPGIEIQYMDLSVRPNDDFFKFVNGKWVKETEIPADRTRWGSFDELRQRTDEDALAILKKAVSDKKLDPKSDQSKAVNLYRSIMDTVTRNKQGITPLKPYLAKINAVKNVKDLQALMIEMEPVGGVGFTGAGVGTDAKNSNRNVVTVGLGSLGLPDRDYYVSDEADSKEKREKYEQHVARMLQYLGEKPDEAKKNAAKIVALEIAMAKPRLDRVERRDRRKTYNPMAIADLQKLTPSINWNTYLTGIGLPKLDSVIVSQPKYMTALEEIFKQNKVDDWKEYMKWTLLNKSAGTLSTEIETANWEFYGKTLTGAVKQRPRDERALQTVNGMIGEALGKLYVAEKFPPEAKAKAEKMIKNIFLAFENRINRLPWMTKATKASAIEKLHKSRIKIGYPDKWKDYSALTIVAPEKGGTYFENIKNAARWNYKEDIEKLNKPVDKDEWFMSPQTVNAYYNPSYNEIVFPAAILQPPFYDYKADEAVNYGGIGAVIGHEISHGFDDSGSRYNADGNLVNWWSDDDLKQFTGLGGALADQYSALQPLPGIYVDGKFTLGENIGDLGGVNAAYDGLQLYLKENGRPGLIDGYTPEQRFFISWATIWRTKARDEAIKNQVKTDPHSPGMYRAYVPLQNVDAFYEAFKIKKGDGMYVEPEKRVKIW is encoded by the coding sequence ATGAAAATAATTTCGAATAAGGGTATGCTGTCCGTAACGGCCATGATTTTGACCGCAATTTCGGCGAATGCCCAGGAAAAATCACCACATCCTGGTATTGAAATCCAATATATGGATTTGTCAGTAAGACCCAATGACGACTTCTTTAAATTTGTTAACGGAAAATGGGTTAAGGAAACCGAGATTCCTGCCGACAGGACTCGTTGGGGAAGTTTTGACGAACTTCGCCAGAGAACAGATGAAGATGCGTTAGCTATCCTCAAGAAAGCGGTCTCGGATAAAAAGCTGGATCCTAAATCAGACCAGTCCAAGGCTGTAAATCTTTACAGGTCTATTATGGATACGGTAACAAGAAACAAACAGGGAATTACTCCCCTGAAACCGTATCTGGCAAAAATCAATGCGGTTAAAAATGTAAAAGACCTTCAAGCTCTGATGATTGAAATGGAGCCGGTTGGCGGAGTTGGATTTACAGGAGCCGGAGTAGGTACTGATGCTAAAAACAGTAACAGAAATGTGGTAACCGTTGGCTTGGGAAGTTTAGGTCTTCCGGACAGGGATTATTATGTTTCTGATGAAGCCGATTCTAAAGAAAAAAGAGAAAAATACGAACAGCACGTTGCCAGAATGTTGCAATATCTTGGTGAAAAACCAGATGAAGCGAAGAAAAATGCGGCGAAAATTGTAGCATTGGAAATTGCTATGGCCAAGCCGAGATTGGATAGAGTGGAACGAAGAGACAGAAGGAAAACCTACAACCCGATGGCTATTGCCGATTTGCAGAAACTGACTCCTTCTATTAACTGGAATACCTATTTGACTGGAATCGGACTTCCAAAATTGGATTCAGTTATCGTATCTCAGCCAAAATACATGACCGCATTGGAAGAAATCTTCAAGCAAAATAAAGTTGATGATTGGAAAGAGTATATGAAATGGACGTTGCTGAACAAATCTGCCGGAACGCTTTCAACAGAAATTGAAACGGCAAACTGGGAATTCTATGGCAAAACCCTGACAGGAGCTGTGAAGCAAAGACCTCGCGACGAGAGAGCATTGCAGACAGTAAACGGAATGATTGGTGAAGCTTTAGGAAAACTATATGTTGCTGAAAAGTTCCCGCCAGAAGCGAAAGCGAAAGCGGAAAAAATGATTAAAAACATCTTCCTGGCTTTTGAAAACAGAATCAACAGATTGCCTTGGATGACAAAAGCGACAAAAGCTAGTGCCATTGAAAAACTGCACAAGTCAAGAATCAAAATTGGTTATCCGGACAAATGGAAAGATTATTCTGCATTGACAATCGTTGCTCCTGAAAAGGGAGGAACTTATTTTGAAAACATTAAAAATGCAGCGCGTTGGAACTACAAGGAAGACATCGAAAAATTAAACAAGCCGGTTGATAAAGATGAATGGTTTATGTCGCCACAGACTGTAAACGCCTATTACAACCCTTCGTATAATGAGATCGTTTTCCCGGCCGCTATCCTGCAGCCGCCATTCTATGATTACAAAGCGGATGAAGCTGTTAATTATGGAGGAATCGGAGCGGTTATAGGACATGAGATTTCACACGGATTTGATGATTCAGGGTCCCGATATAATGCCGATGGAAATTTGGTAAACTGGTGGTCTGACGACGATTTGAAGCAGTTTACAGGATTGGGTGGTGCTTTGGCAGATCAATACAGTGCTTTGCAGCCTCTACCTGGAATTTATGTTGACGGTAAATTTACTTTAGGTGAAAACATTGGAGATTTAGGTGGTGTGAATGCAGCTTATGATGGTTTGCAATTGTATTTAAAAGAGAACGGACGTCCGGGATTGATTGACGGATATACTCCTGAACAGCGTTTCTTTATTTCATGGGCGACCATCTGGAGAACCAAAGCCCGTGATGAGGCTATTAAGAATCAGGTAAAAACAGACCCGCATTCACCGGGAATGTACAGGGCTTATGTGCCACTTCAAAATGTGGACGCATTCTATGAAGCATTCAAAATCAAAAAAGGAGACGGAATGTATGTAGAACCGGAAAAGAGAGTTAAAATCTGGTAA
- a CDS encoding SCO family protein, which yields MLTFFKKYRIFFLVLFLLSATIITLFYFALKPKKTLKIYNPADVNPEMVDTTVQYVKKYHTIDDFSFTNQNGKTITQKDYEGKIYVADFFFTTCPSICVPMGENMAWLQEQIKDNPKVMLLSHTVMPDIDTPEVLKAYAVKKGVIDSKWNLVTGDKKDIYYIARKSYLAVKTTDSSELYDMVHTENFVLVDAKRRIRGFYDGTKLEEVKRLLEDINYLSNEKSE from the coding sequence ATGCTTACCTTTTTTAAAAAATATAGAATTTTCTTTCTAGTCCTTTTCCTGCTATCCGCGACTATCATCACACTCTTCTATTTTGCACTAAAGCCCAAAAAGACGCTTAAGATATACAATCCTGCCGATGTCAATCCTGAAATGGTAGACACCACGGTACAGTATGTAAAAAAATACCATACTATTGATGATTTTTCGTTTACCAACCAAAACGGAAAAACAATAACCCAGAAAGATTACGAAGGAAAAATCTATGTAGCCGACTTTTTTTTTACGACCTGCCCGTCAATCTGCGTACCAATGGGTGAAAATATGGCATGGCTTCAGGAACAGATTAAGGACAATCCTAAAGTGATGCTGCTTTCCCATACCGTAATGCCAGATATTGACACGCCGGAAGTTTTAAAAGCTTATGCCGTTAAAAAGGGAGTAATTGACAGCAAATGGAATCTGGTTACGGGCGATAAAAAAGACATTTATTATATTGCCAGAAAATCATATCTCGCCGTAAAAACTACAGATTCAAGCGAATTATATGATATGGTACATACCGAAAACTTTGTACTTGTAGATGCAAAAAGAAGAATCCGCGGATTTTATGACGGTACCAAACTTGAAGAAGTCAAAAGACTACTGGAAGATATTAATTATTTGAGTAATGAAAAATCAGAATAA
- a CDS encoding YMGG-like glycine zipper-containing protein gives MKKLIYAAFIVIVFSACKDTASENAMLEQQREIDSMKVVMKEQEEALAKQRTIDSMNAVVAAAEAKAARASANKAAPVTAEQKKKGWSNTAKGAVIGAGAGAITGAAVSKKKGEGAIIGGLAGAAVGAGTGAIIDDSKKKKEKQ, from the coding sequence ATGAAAAAGCTAATTTATGCCGCATTTATAGTGATTGTTTTCTCTGCATGTAAAGACACGGCCAGTGAAAATGCAATGCTGGAGCAACAGCGTGAGATAGATTCTATGAAAGTGGTGATGAAAGAACAGGAAGAAGCATTGGCCAAACAAAGAACTATTGATTCCATGAATGCCGTTGTAGCTGCAGCCGAAGCAAAAGCTGCTCGGGCTTCAGCAAATAAAGCTGCTCCGGTAACTGCTGAGCAGAAGAAAAAAGGATGGAGCAATACGGCAAAAGGTGCTGTGATTGGAGCCGGAGCCGGAGCCATTACAGGAGCTGCCGTTTCAAAGAAAAAAGGTGAAGGTGCTATTATTGGTGGTTTGGCCGGAGCAGCCGTAGGTGCCGGAACCGGAGCCATTATTGACGATAGCAAAAAGAAGAAAGAAAAACAATAA
- a CDS encoding FeoA family protein, whose translation MKTLAQLKIGQKAQILDVNIDTIPLKLLEMGCLPGNFVELLQIAPLGDPLYIDVNDSHVAIRKETALAITVEVVNEAL comes from the coding sequence TTGAAAACTTTAGCACAGCTCAAAATCGGTCAGAAGGCACAGATACTCGACGTTAATATCGATACGATTCCTTTAAAATTGCTTGAAATGGGATGTCTTCCCGGCAATTTTGTAGAGCTATTGCAGATTGCACCTCTTGGCGACCCGTTATATATTGATGTCAATGACAGTCATGTTGCCATTCGCAAAGAAACTGCCCTTGCTATAACTGTTGAAGTCGTGAATGAAGCTCTATGA
- the feoB gene encoding ferrous iron transport protein B has protein sequence MSHKNLKVALIGNPNTGKTSVFNQLTGLKQQVGNYPGITVEKKIGYSKLAENLKATILDLPGTYSLNASSIDENVVIELLLNKNDPNYPDVAVVVTEVENLKRNLLLFTQIKDLEIPTILAINMSDRMDYKGISLDIPYLEEQLKTKIALISSRKNIGIDNLKQLIADYKTLSTEPCLNASSIDVDYFNRLRHAFPKELLYKLWLVITQDVNFGELERNEIAEKSFAKSNSELKKMQQKETIKRYQFINDVLKVGYKVDSSKAKGVRAKLDRILMHKVFGYVIFFAILMLIFQSVFSWSSIPMDFIDETFAKLASFSKEHLPPGLLTDLISEGIIPGIGGVVIFIPQIAFLFLFISVLEESGYMSRVVFLMDKIMRRFGLSGKSVVPLISGTACAIPAIMASRNIENWKERLITILITPFTTCSARLPVYAILIALIIPDKRILGFLNLQGLTLMALYLLGFSMAIFAAYILNKILKIKSKSYFVIEMPNYRLPLFKNVAINVIEKTKSFVVGAGKIILAISIILWFLGSHGMSHEYANAETIVKERIQKQGLTRFNQNYIDNTLSEHYTALQDSVAKNIYKINSQDIADSIAAKKTELFEKVENQEISSFKLEKSFIGVLGKGIEPVIKPLGYDWKIGIAVITSFAAREVFIGTLASIYSVDSEEEATIKSRMEAEINPVTGDKIFNFATGISLLLFYAFAMQCISTLAITKKETNSWKWPVIQLVFMSSFAYAVSLIVYQILK, from the coding sequence ATGAGTCATAAAAATCTTAAAGTAGCCCTTATAGGCAATCCTAATACCGGGAAAACTTCTGTCTTTAATCAGCTTACAGGATTGAAGCAACAGGTTGGTAATTATCCGGGAATAACCGTTGAAAAGAAAATCGGTTACAGCAAGCTGGCCGAAAATCTGAAAGCCACCATTCTTGACTTGCCGGGAACCTATAGTTTAAACGCCAGTTCTATTGATGAGAATGTGGTAATTGAACTATTGCTCAACAAAAACGACCCTAATTATCCGGATGTTGCGGTTGTAGTTACCGAAGTTGAAAATCTTAAACGAAACCTGCTTCTTTTTACACAGATTAAGGATTTGGAAATCCCGACAATCCTGGCTATCAACATGTCGGACAGAATGGATTATAAAGGCATCAGCCTGGATATTCCTTATCTTGAAGAGCAGTTAAAAACCAAAATAGCTCTTATAAGCTCTCGCAAAAACATTGGCATTGACAATCTGAAACAGCTTATAGCCGATTATAAAACACTATCAACAGAGCCTTGCCTGAATGCATCAAGCATTGATGTTGATTATTTTAACAGGCTCCGCCATGCTTTTCCGAAAGAATTGCTTTATAAATTATGGCTCGTCATTACACAGGACGTAAACTTTGGAGAACTGGAACGGAATGAGATTGCTGAAAAATCTTTTGCAAAATCCAATTCTGAGCTGAAAAAAATGCAGCAAAAAGAAACCATCAAAAGGTATCAGTTTATCAATGATGTTCTTAAAGTCGGATATAAGGTTGATTCATCCAAAGCAAAAGGAGTGAGAGCAAAACTGGATAGAATCCTGATGCACAAAGTTTTTGGATATGTCATCTTTTTTGCCATTCTGATGCTGATTTTCCAATCGGTATTTTCATGGTCAAGTATTCCGATGGATTTTATCGATGAAACTTTTGCTAAACTGGCTAGCTTTTCAAAAGAACACCTTCCTCCTGGTTTACTAACCGACCTTATTTCTGAGGGAATCATACCGGGAATTGGCGGAGTAGTAATTTTTATACCACAAATTGCCTTTCTGTTTCTTTTTATTTCTGTATTGGAAGAAAGCGGTTATATGAGCCGTGTGGTTTTCCTTATGGATAAAATCATGAGAAGATTTGGACTTAGCGGAAAAAGTGTTGTTCCATTGATTTCGGGAACGGCTTGTGCTATTCCGGCTATCATGGCATCGAGAAATATCGAAAACTGGAAAGAGCGATTGATAACCATACTGATTACTCCTTTCACAACCTGTTCAGCAAGACTGCCTGTTTATGCCATTCTGATTGCCCTGATTATTCCCGACAAAAGAATCCTTGGTTTTTTAAACCTACAGGGGTTGACTCTAATGGCATTGTATCTTTTAGGTTTTTCCATGGCTATTTTTGCCGCCTATATCCTAAACAAAATATTAAAAATAAAATCCAAGTCGTATTTCGTTATTGAGATGCCCAATTACAGACTGCCTTTGTTTAAAAATGTGGCCATTAACGTAATCGAAAAAACAAAATCTTTTGTGGTTGGAGCAGGGAAAATCATCCTTGCCATTTCAATAATCCTTTGGTTCCTGGGTTCACACGGTATGTCTCACGAATATGCTAATGCGGAAACTATTGTCAAAGAAAGAATACAAAAGCAAGGTTTAACGCGATTCAACCAAAATTACATCGACAATACACTTTCAGAGCATTATACAGCATTGCAGGACAGCGTTGCCAAAAACATTTACAAGATTAACAGTCAGGACATCGCTGATTCTATAGCTGCCAAAAAAACAGAACTTTTTGAAAAAGTAGAAAATCAGGAAATTTCCAGTTTTAAGCTCGAAAAATCATTTATAGGAGTTTTAGGAAAAGGTATAGAACCTGTCATCAAACCATTAGGTTATGACTGGAAAATTGGCATCGCGGTTATTACTTCCTTTGCGGCAAGAGAAGTATTTATTGGTACGCTGGCTTCTATTTACAGCGTAGACAGTGAAGAAGAAGCAACCATAAAAAGCCGAATGGAAGCTGAAATCAATCCGGTTACAGGCGATAAGATTTTCAATTTTGCTACGGGAATATCGCTGTTACTTTTTTATGCTTTTGCGATGCAGTGTATCAGTACGCTGGCAATTACGAAGAAGGAAACCAACTCCTGGAAATGGCCTGTCATTCAGCTGGTTTTTATGAGCTCATTTGCCTATGCCGTTTCGTTAATTGTCTATCAGATTTTGAAATAA
- a CDS encoding FeoB-associated Cys-rich membrane protein — MNIQEIIAYLLVAGAFAFLVKKFFWKKKKAGNCGNDDCGCH; from the coding sequence ATGAATATTCAGGAAATCATAGCATACCTACTTGTAGCAGGAGCTTTTGCTTTTCTTGTCAAGAAATTCTTTTGGAAAAAGAAAAAGGCAGGAAATTGCGGCAATGACGATTGCGGATGCCACTAA
- a CDS encoding metal-dependent transcriptional regulator, protein MTFSEENYLKTIYHLTTASDAEVSTNAIAEKMETKASSVTDMLKKLAEKGLINYKKYQGVSLTQDGKLAAKMIVRKHRLWEVFLVEKLGFSWDEVHDIAEQLEHIKSEKLINKLDDFLDNPTEDPHGDPIPDREGRIIKIEKQLLSELSENQSGICVGVKDTSSEFLKYLDKQEIALGSKIEFLSRESFDLSLRIKVNGKELTISNKIASNLFVKLL, encoded by the coding sequence ATGACTTTTTCAGAAGAGAATTACCTAAAAACAATCTATCACCTAACAACAGCTTCAGATGCTGAAGTCAGTACGAATGCCATTGCTGAAAAAATGGAAACGAAAGCATCTTCTGTTACGGATATGTTGAAAAAGCTTGCGGAAAAAGGCCTGATTAATTATAAAAAATATCAGGGAGTTTCATTAACACAAGATGGAAAGCTGGCTGCAAAAATGATTGTGAGAAAACACCGCCTTTGGGAAGTTTTTCTAGTAGAAAAGCTTGGTTTTTCATGGGATGAGGTGCATGATATTGCCGAACAGTTAGAACATATCAAATCAGAAAAACTCATCAATAAGCTCGACGATTTTTTAGACAATCCTACAGAAGATCCACATGGTGACCCTATACCGGACAGGGAAGGAAGAATTATAAAAATCGAAAAGCAATTGCTTTCGGAATTGTCAGAAAACCAGTCCGGGATTTGTGTTGGTGTAAAGGACACTTCTTCAGAATTTTTGAAATACCTCGACAAGCAGGAAATTGCTTTGGGTTCAAAAATCGAGTTTCTGTCCAGAGAAAGTTTTGATTTGTCCTTGAGAATAAAAGTGAATGGAAAAGAGCTTACGATTTCCAATAAAATTGCAAGCAATCTTTTTGTCAAACTGCTTTAG
- a CDS encoding Nramp family divalent metal transporter — protein MSKSLEEVHGSVATQNKKSAFRKVLAFLGPAYLISVGYMDPGNWATDIAGGSQFGYTLLWVLLMSNIMALLLQSLSARLGIVTQRDLAQASRETYSPFINYILYFLAEIAIAACDLAEVLGMAIGINLLFDIPLIEGVLITVLDTFLLLFLINKGIRKMEAFIIALVAIIGFSFVFEMVFAEPELDKVVLGLIPSIPNEAALYIAIGIIGATVMPHNLYLHSSLVQTRKFDRTDKGIKQALKYNLIDSTIALNLAFLVNAAILILAAATFYRNGMFHVAEIQDAHQFLQPLLGTKWAPILFAVALIAAGQSSTITGTLAGQIVMEGYLNLRIQPWVRRIITRLIAIVPAVIVIMIYGEQVTGKLLIFSQVILSLQLGFAIIPLIHFVSDKRKMKGFHIGRITQIAAWIIASTIVSLNAKLVYDEITGWIENAENPLVLWLTVVPLAIAFLVLLLYIVFKPFIVRSKAKNYNHSPHNLTLKFSEKATYTKKNIAISVDFSEADEVAINSAFELGGIEANYTLIHVVETVGAMMYGENIQDHETTIDEKLLNEYKEMLVQKGFRVEIQLGFGKPGKVIPAIVNTGSFDILVMGTHGHTGFKDLLFGTTVNKLRHQISIPLFIVKK, from the coding sequence ATGAGTAAATCATTGGAAGAAGTACACGGGTCAGTGGCTACCCAAAATAAAAAATCGGCATTTAGAAAAGTGCTGGCTTTTTTGGGACCGGCCTATCTGATTAGCGTTGGATATATGGATCCGGGGAACTGGGCAACTGATATAGCAGGAGGAAGCCAGTTTGGCTATACGCTTTTATGGGTGCTTCTGATGAGTAATATTATGGCATTGCTTTTGCAAAGTTTGAGCGCCCGACTTGGAATTGTGACACAGCGTGATCTGGCACAGGCATCGCGGGAAACCTATTCGCCTTTCATTAACTATATCCTTTATTTTTTAGCAGAGATTGCCATTGCGGCCTGTGACCTTGCAGAAGTATTGGGTATGGCAATCGGGATTAACCTTTTGTTTGATATTCCTTTGATTGAAGGTGTATTGATTACGGTTCTCGATACTTTTCTTTTGCTGTTTCTTATTAATAAAGGTATCCGGAAAATGGAAGCGTTTATCATTGCCTTGGTAGCTATAATAGGTTTTTCTTTTGTGTTTGAAATGGTATTTGCAGAACCGGAACTTGATAAGGTTGTATTGGGACTGATTCCATCCATACCTAATGAAGCAGCATTGTATATAGCCATTGGTATTATTGGTGCAACTGTAATGCCACATAATTTATACCTACATTCTTCTCTGGTGCAGACAAGAAAGTTTGACAGGACTGATAAGGGCATCAAACAGGCCTTAAAATACAATCTGATTGATTCTACCATAGCACTGAATCTGGCTTTTCTGGTAAATGCGGCTATTTTGATTCTGGCTGCGGCAACCTTCTATCGCAACGGGATGTTTCATGTGGCAGAGATTCAGGATGCACACCAGTTTCTGCAACCACTTTTAGGAACAAAATGGGCACCGATACTTTTTGCAGTTGCCTTAATCGCTGCCGGACAAAGCTCAACAATTACAGGAACATTGGCCGGTCAGATAGTTATGGAAGGTTATCTGAACTTAAGAATACAGCCGTGGGTTCGCCGAATAATTACGCGATTGATTGCCATTGTGCCTGCTGTTATTGTCATCATGATTTATGGTGAGCAGGTTACGGGAAAACTGCTGATTTTTAGTCAGGTGATTTTGAGCCTCCAATTAGGATTTGCCATTATTCCGTTAATCCATTTTGTAAGCGACAAACGAAAGATGAAAGGTTTCCATATTGGCAGGATTACCCAAATAGCTGCCTGGATTATCGCATCAACCATTGTGTCGCTCAATGCAAAACTGGTTTATGATGAAATTACCGGATGGATTGAAAATGCAGAGAATCCTTTAGTGCTTTGGTTGACAGTTGTTCCTTTGGCAATAGCATTTTTGGTACTGCTTTTATATATTGTTTTCAAACCGTTTATCGTCAGGTCAAAAGCGAAAAATTACAACCATTCACCACACAACCTCACGCTTAAGTTTTCAGAAAAGGCAACGTATACGAAAAAGAATATTGCTATTTCTGTTGATTTTTCGGAAGCAGATGAGGTTGCCATAAACAGTGCTTTTGAATTGGGAGGAATAGAAGCAAATTATACATTGATTCACGTAGTAGAAACTGTTGGTGCCATGATGTATGGCGAAAACATACAGGACCATGAAACCACAATCGATGAAAAATTGCTGAACGAATATAAGGAAATGCTTGTTCAAAAAGGGTTCAGGGTTGAAATCCAATTAGGGTTTGGAAAACCAGGTAAAGTGATTCCGGCTATAGTAAATACTGGAAGTTTTGATATTTTGGTGATGGGAACCCATGGGCATACCGGTTTCAAGGATTTGCTTTTTGGAACTACGGTTAATAAATTGCGCCATCAAATATCGATACCGTTATTTATTGTCAAGAAGTAG